In a genomic window of Lacrimispora sp. BS-2:
- a CDS encoding MupG family TIM beta-alpha barrel fold protein, translated as MARLGISVYPEHSTEEKDMEYIRKAGRLGYKRIFTCLLSVEESREEVIGRFRRLADEAHACGMEIIPDVSPAVFSRLGISYEDLSIFQEMHVDGIRLDEGFDGMKESLMTYNPQGLKIELNSSAKLAYVENIIDHHPDREKLITCHNFYPQKYTGLSLKHFNTCNEKIKSLGLKVAAFVSSNAPFAYGPWPVNEGLCTLEMHRGLPIDFQVRHLFATGMVDDVLIANAYATDEELKACAGLNSSILTFRIQLEKELTQTEHQILDYKSHHVVRGDVSDYMIRSSGPRVTFADHSIPAANTRELKPGDVVILNDGYPKYKGELQIVTKDMPNDGRKNVIGHLPEYEHVLLDYAKPWTVFAFSIL; from the coding sequence ATGGCAAGATTGGGCATTTCCGTTTATCCGGAACATTCTACTGAAGAAAAGGACATGGAATATATCAGAAAGGCAGGGAGATTGGGGTATAAGAGAATCTTTACCTGTCTCTTAAGCGTGGAGGAGAGCAGGGAAGAGGTAATCGGCCGTTTTCGGAGACTGGCGGATGAAGCCCACGCCTGCGGTATGGAGATCATACCGGATGTAAGCCCTGCCGTATTCTCCCGGCTGGGAATCTCCTACGAAGACTTATCCATATTTCAGGAAATGCATGTGGATGGCATCCGTCTGGATGAAGGCTTTGACGGCATGAAAGAAAGCCTTATGACTTACAATCCCCAGGGGCTTAAAATAGAGCTCAATTCCAGCGCCAAGCTGGCATATGTGGAGAATATCATAGATCATCATCCGGATCGTGAAAAGCTAATTACCTGCCACAATTTTTATCCGCAGAAGTACACGGGATTGAGCCTTAAACATTTTAATACCTGTAATGAAAAGATAAAATCACTGGGGCTTAAGGTGGCGGCCTTTGTGTCCAGCAACGCGCCTTTTGCATATGGCCCGTGGCCCGTAAATGAAGGACTGTGTACTCTGGAGATGCACCGCGGTCTTCCCATTGATTTTCAGGTGCGTCATCTGTTTGCCACCGGCATGGTAGATGATGTGCTCATTGCTAATGCCTATGCCACTGATGAGGAACTTAAGGCTTGTGCCGGTCTTAATTCCAGCATTCTGACCTTTCGTATCCAGCTGGAGAAAGAACTGACTCAGACCGAGCACCAGATCCTGGATTATAAGTCCCATCATGTGGTAAGAGGTGATGTAAGCGACTATATGATCCGTTCCTCCGGTCCCAGAGTCACATTTGCAGACCACTCCATTCCTGCTGCCAATACCAGGGAATTAAAACCTGGTGATGTGGTCATCTTAAATGATGGTTATCCCAAATATAAGGGGGAACTGCAAATCGTCACCAAAGACATGCCAAATGACGGCCGCAAAAATGTTATCGGTCATCTACCTGAGTATGAGCACGTTCTGCTGGATTATGCAAAGCCATGGACGGTGTTTGCATTCAGCATTCTCTGA
- a CDS encoding HPr family phosphocarrier protein — MISYEYIVSDKQGLHAINAMRLSRTASEYESRITLKSRKGTADCKNVLSLIGLGARQGELLEFIVEGTDENKALSFLKEFLPANL; from the coding sequence ATGATAAGTTATGAATACATAGTATCGGACAAACAGGGGCTCCACGCTATCAATGCTATGAGGCTGAGCAGGACGGCATCGGAATATGAGAGCCGTATAACCCTTAAGAGCAGGAAAGGTACAGCGGATTGCAAGAATGTGCTTTCGCTCATAGGTCTGGGAGCACGCCAGGGAGAATTACTGGAGTTTATAGTGGAGGGGACGGATGAGAACAAGGCATTGAGTTTCCTTAAGGAATTTCTTCCGGCCAATTTATAG